A genomic region of Flavobacteriales bacterium contains the following coding sequences:
- a CDS encoding NUDIX domain-containing protein: MNSRRFNIRVYGLIMHPEKGLLISEERYQGHHFTKFPGGGLEWGEGPMDAIKRELMEELELELASAEHFYTTDFFVQSAFKETDQVISIYYKVTPLNTSSLERLDGLENSDEPGRSQTFYWVKLEELSMESVRFTTDRRVVDLIMRSGF; this comes from the coding sequence ATGAACAGTAGAAGATTCAACATTCGCGTTTACGGACTTATTATGCATCCCGAAAAAGGATTGCTCATTTCCGAAGAGCGCTACCAAGGACATCACTTTACCAAGTTTCCCGGTGGTGGACTCGAGTGGGGCGAAGGTCCTATGGATGCGATCAAACGGGAGTTGATGGAAGAGTTGGAGCTCGAATTGGCGTCGGCCGAGCATTTTTATACCACCGATTTTTTTGTGCAGTCGGCCTTTAAAGAGACCGATCAAGTCATCAGCATCTATTACAAGGTAACACCCTTGAACACCAGTTCGCTTGAACGGCTCGATGGGCTCGAGAACAGCGATGAACCCGGTCGCTCTCAAACATTTTATTGGGTAAAACTCGAGGAGCTCTCCATGGAGAGTGTACGGTTCACAACGGACCGACGCGTGGTCG